The Candidatus Melainabacteria bacterium RIFOXYA2_FULL_32_9 genome window below encodes:
- a CDS encoding aspartate ammonia-lyase (catalyzes the formation of fumarate from aspartate) produces the protein MSFREESDFLGTVRIPQEAYWGIHTYRANQNFKISGYRIDREFIKALGYVKLACILTIKEMNKWSDSKANAILQACEDLIEGKLDDQIIVDPIQGGAGTSTNMNVNEVIANRALELMGKEKGDYKCIDPLEDINLYQSTNDVYPTALKIASIFLMKELEQEVIALQESFQAKEREFADIVKVARTQLMDAVLITLGKEFSAYAEAISRDRWRIYKCEERLRVVNIGGTAVGTGLCAPRKFIFGVIEKLRELTGLGLARAENLVENTQNLDVFSEVSGILNAHAASLIKIANDLRLLNSGPQAGLSEITLPPVQVGSSIMPGKVNPVIPEVVAQSGIKVLGNNVIINQCVAGGQLELNQNIPLIAFTLIESLRLLINANKTFRERCITGITANNANIKKSVECSYASITALVPVLGYKKVSQIAKELEKTDMSVKDFVVKNNYITEEEFDSLTSPEAILALGHTKSIDF, from the coding sequence ATGAGTTTTAGAGAAGAAAGTGATTTTTTAGGGACAGTGAGGATTCCACAGGAAGCATACTGGGGAATACATACTTATAGAGCAAATCAGAATTTTAAAATATCAGGTTACAGGATTGATAGAGAATTCATAAAAGCGTTAGGGTATGTTAAATTAGCTTGCATTCTTACTATTAAAGAAATGAATAAGTGGTCTGACTCTAAGGCTAATGCTATTTTACAGGCCTGTGAGGATTTAATAGAAGGTAAACTTGATGATCAGATTATAGTTGATCCTATTCAGGGCGGAGCCGGGACTTCTACTAATATGAACGTTAATGAAGTTATAGCAAACAGAGCTCTTGAATTGATGGGAAAAGAAAAAGGCGATTATAAATGTATTGATCCTTTAGAAGATATAAATTTATATCAGTCTACAAATGATGTTTATCCTACTGCTCTTAAAATTGCCTCAATTTTTCTTATGAAAGAGCTTGAGCAGGAAGTCATTGCACTTCAGGAGAGTTTTCAGGCCAAGGAAAGAGAATTTGCTGATATTGTAAAAGTTGCCAGAACTCAGTTAATGGATGCTGTTTTGATTACTCTGGGTAAAGAATTTTCTGCCTATGCTGAAGCTATATCAAGAGATAGATGGAGAATTTATAAGTGTGAGGAAAGACTTAGAGTAGTTAATATAGGGGGTACCGCTGTAGGAACAGGTCTTTGTGCTCCAAGGAAGTTTATATTCGGAGTAATTGAAAAATTAAGAGAATTAACAGGACTTGGACTTGCAAGAGCAGAGAATCTTGTTGAAAATACTCAAAATCTTGATGTGTTTAGTGAAGTTAGCGGAATTTTAAATGCTCATGCGGCGAGTTTAATAAAAATAGCCAATGATTTAAGACTGCTTAATTCAGGCCCTCAGGCAGGCTTAAGCGAGATTACGCTTCCTCCGGTTCAGGTAGGTTCATCAATAATGCCCGGGAAAGTCAATCCTGTTATTCCTGAAGTTGTGGCACAATCCGGAATAAAAGTTCTTGGAAATAACGTAATAATTAATCAATGCGTTGCAGGAGGCCAGCTTGAATTAAACCAAAATATCCCACTTATTGCTTTTACTCTGATTGAATCTCTTAGGCTCTTGATTAATGCAAATAAAACATTTAGAGAAAGATGTATAACCGGAATTACTGCTAATAATGCAAATATAAAGAAATCAGTAGAGTGCAGTTATGCTTCTATAACAGCGCTTGTTCCTGTTCTTGGCTATAAAAAAGTATCACAAATAGCAAAAGAACTTGAAAAGACTGATATGTCAGTAAAAGATTTTGTTGTAAAAAACAATTATATAACTGAGGAAGAATTTGATAGTCTAACATCCCCTGAAGCTATTCTGGCATTAGGTCATACTAAATCAATTGATTTTTAA
- a CDS encoding [FeFe] hydrogenase H-cluster maturation GTPase HydF encodes MQNTPRGMRLHIGIFGKRNVGKSHLLNSLTRQNISIVSNIAGTTTDPVEKAMELLPLGPVLFLDTAGIDDEGSLGEMRVQKTLTVLDRTDLAIIVSDQSGWDNFEKQLYHKLKEMNIPVISVFNKADLGEIDRNSLEDVRKLELEPVITSAMLGDGIDELKQKIIKLAPEEFLSTPSIVSDLIPPGELAILVVPIDLEAPKGRLILPQVQTIRDLLDNDSMVMVVKERELKDALNRLNKPPHIVVTDSQSFLKVSADVPKNVLLTSFSILFARFKGELNEFVRGTLAIDSLKTNDKVLICESCTHHAIGDDIGRVKIPRWLTQYVGGKLHFEHYAGHDFPENIADYKLIIHCGACMTNRREVLSRIMKSRQVEVPITNYGLTIAYSLGIFERALEPFPLAKHIYEEVKMASK; translated from the coding sequence ATGCAAAATACTCCAAGAGGAATGAGACTACATATTGGAATTTTTGGGAAAAGAAACGTAGGAAAGTCTCACTTATTAAATTCTCTTACAAGGCAGAATATATCAATCGTCTCTAATATAGCAGGTACAACTACTGATCCTGTAGAAAAAGCAATGGAATTATTGCCTTTAGGTCCGGTTTTATTTTTAGATACTGCCGGAATAGATGATGAAGGCAGTTTAGGCGAGATGAGAGTTCAAAAAACGCTAACAGTTCTTGATAGAACTGATCTTGCTATTATTGTAAGTGACCAATCAGGCTGGGATAATTTTGAAAAGCAACTTTATCACAAGTTAAAAGAGATGAATATTCCTGTAATTTCTGTATTTAATAAAGCCGATCTTGGAGAAATTGATAGAAATAGTCTTGAAGATGTTAGAAAACTTGAATTAGAACCTGTTATTACATCTGCAATGCTTGGTGATGGAATTGATGAATTAAAGCAAAAGATTATAAAGTTAGCACCGGAAGAATTTTTGAGTACACCTTCTATCGTATCCGACCTGATCCCTCCTGGAGAGCTTGCTATTTTAGTCGTTCCAATTGATTTAGAAGCCCCAAAAGGTAGATTGATATTGCCACAGGTGCAAACTATAAGAGATTTATTGGATAATGATTCTATGGTTATGGTGGTTAAAGAAAGGGAGCTGAAAGATGCGCTTAACAGACTAAATAAACCTCCTCATATTGTAGTTACAGATTCTCAGTCATTTCTGAAAGTTTCTGCGGATGTGCCAAAAAATGTTCTGTTAACTTCATTTTCTATATTATTTGCCAGATTTAAGGGAGAGTTAAATGAGTTTGTCAGAGGGACTCTTGCTATAGATTCACTAAAAACCAATGATAAGGTTCTTATTTGTGAATCTTGCACCCATCATGCGATAGGAGATGATATAGGAAGGGTTAAAATACCAAGATGGCTTACTCAATATGTTGGCGGTAAATTGCATTTTGAGCATTATGCAGGGCATGATTTTCCTGAGAATATAGCTGATTATAAATTGATTATCCATTGTGGTGCCTGTATGACAAATAGAAGAGAAGTTCTCTCCAGAATTATGAAATCCAGACAAGTTGAAGTTCCAATAACAAATTATGGGCTTACAATAGCATATTCTTTGGGCATTTTTGAAAGAGCCTTAGAACCATTCCCTCTAGCAAAACATATATATGAAGAAGTAAAGATGGCTAGTAAATAA
- a CDS encoding 3-isopropylmalate dehydratase large subunit (catalyzes the isomerization between 2-isopropylmalate and 3-isopropylmalate in leucine biosynthesis): protein MGKTIAEKIISEHCGKSVKAGEFVIAKVDVTAVQDGTGPLTIEEIRKINLEQAANPERTILFIDHAAPSPRKELSNAHKTLREFAKKTGAILSEIGEGVCHQRLVEDYVNPGEILIGADSHTCTSGALGAFATGMGSTDVGIAIALGKVWLKVPETIKIEVNGQFQPGVAAKDLILHLIGIIGADGATYKALEFTGETITNMTMSDRFTLANMAVEAGAKAGLVASDEITRDYLITRGRGHMYREINADPDAVYERVIEIDVTKLEPTVSCPHSVDNITTVDKLSNIKVDQVFIGSCTNGRIEDLRIAAQVLQDKRINPDTRLIVVPASREVFIEALKEGIIRIFIEAGAFISSPGCGPCVGVHCGILGDDEVCLSTQNRNFQGRMGNPKGQIYLCSPATAALSAITGYITDPREVVARFSSQRIYPFERYIS from the coding sequence ATGGGAAAAACTATAGCTGAGAAGATTATTAGTGAACACTGTGGGAAAAGCGTAAAAGCCGGTGAATTTGTCATTGCTAAAGTTGACGTCACCGCTGTACAAGATGGAACTGGCCCTCTTACCATAGAAGAAATAAGAAAAATAAATCTTGAACAAGCAGCTAATCCTGAAAGAACCATACTTTTTATTGACCATGCAGCTCCAAGTCCAAGAAAAGAACTATCGAATGCACATAAAACTTTAAGAGAATTTGCTAAAAAAACAGGAGCGATTCTTTCTGAAATTGGAGAAGGAGTCTGCCACCAAAGATTAGTTGAAGATTATGTTAACCCTGGTGAAATTTTAATAGGAGCAGACTCTCATACTTGCACTTCTGGAGCTTTAGGTGCCTTTGCTACGGGTATGGGATCCACAGATGTTGGTATAGCTATAGCTTTGGGAAAAGTCTGGTTGAAAGTGCCAGAAACTATTAAAATAGAAGTGAACGGACAATTCCAACCGGGAGTTGCCGCTAAAGATCTTATTTTACATTTAATAGGAATAATTGGCGCAGACGGAGCAACTTATAAAGCTCTGGAATTCACCGGTGAAACTATTACAAATATGACTATGTCAGACAGATTTACACTTGCAAATATGGCTGTTGAAGCCGGAGCAAAAGCTGGCTTAGTTGCTTCTGATGAAATTACCAGGGACTACCTCATTACTAGAGGCAGAGGCCATATGTATAGAGAAATTAATGCTGATCCTGATGCTGTATATGAAAGAGTTATTGAAATAGATGTAACAAAGCTTGAACCAACAGTTTCATGCCCTCATAGTGTTGATAATATAACAACAGTTGACAAACTAAGTAATATTAAAGTGGATCAGGTATTCATTGGCAGTTGTACAAATGGACGTATTGAAGACTTAAGAATTGCAGCTCAAGTTCTTCAAGATAAAAGAATAAACCCTGATACAAGATTGATAGTAGTTCCTGCATCAAGAGAAGTATTCATTGAGGCTTTGAAAGAAGGCATTATTAGAATTTTCATAGAAGCTGGAGCTTTTATTTCCTCACCGGGCTGCGGGCCTTGCGTTGGTGTTCATTGTGGAATTCTCGGAGATGATGAAGTTTGCCTTTCTACTCAAAACAGAAATTTCCAGGGTAGAATGGGTAATCCTAAGGGGCAGATTTACTTATGCTCCCCTGCAACAGCAGCTCTTAGCGCCATAACAGGTTATATTACCGATCCTAGAGAAGTTGTGGCAAGATTTTCTTCTCAAAGAATTTATCCTTTCGAAAGATATATAAGCTGA